Proteins from one Mycobacterium sp. SMC-2 genomic window:
- the rseA gene encoding anti-sigma E factor RseA has protein sequence MLDRGHVFRRAFSWLPAQFASQSDAPVGAPRQFGSTEHLSVEAIAAFVDGELRMNAHLRAAHHLSLCPQCAAEVDDQSRARAALRDSHPIRIPSTLLGMLAEIPYDAPDDATARTSDRFADRDARKQRKRP, from the coding sequence ATGCTCGATCGAGGACATGTCTTCCGTCGCGCGTTCTCCTGGCTTCCCGCACAGTTTGCCTCTCAGAGCGATGCGCCCGTCGGCGCGCCGCGCCAGTTCGGTTCCACCGAGCACCTCTCCGTCGAAGCCATCGCGGCGTTCGTCGACGGCGAGCTGCGGATGAACGCGCATTTGCGGGCGGCGCACCACCTGTCGCTGTGCCCGCAATGCGCGGCCGAGGTCGATGATCAAAGCCGGGCCCGTGCGGCGCTGCGCGACTCGCACCCGATCCGCATCCCGAGCACGCTGCTGGGGATGCTGGCTGAGATTCCGTACGATGCGCCCGACGACGCGACCGCCCGGACGTCCGACCGTTTTGCCGACCGGGACGCCCGTAAGCAGCGCAAGCGCCCGTAG
- the sigE gene encoding RNA polymerase sigma factor SigE, whose product MDRGAGGYGNTDWRLRVTAGDDLSFRGRTNSEDLIITTLLGPTSMSHAQDCPSDEWVEPSDGLQGTAVFDATGDKATMPSWDELVRQHADRVYRLAYRLSGNQHDAEDLTQETFIRVFRSVQNYQPGTFEGWLHRITTNLFLDMVRRRARIRMEALPEDYERVPADEPNPEQIYHDARLGPDLQAALDSLPPEFRAAVVLCDIEGLSYEEIGATLGVKLGTVRSRIHRGRQALRDYLAAHPQPGAGRADAMHAESA is encoded by the coding sequence ATGGATCGCGGCGCGGGTGGGTACGGGAATACGGACTGGCGGTTGCGTGTTACCGCCGGTGACGACTTGTCGTTTCGTGGCAGGACGAATTCGGAGGATTTGATCATCACCACGCTTTTGGGCCCGACCAGCATGTCGCACGCCCAGGACTGCCCCTCTGACGAATGGGTGGAGCCGTCTGACGGGTTGCAAGGCACCGCGGTATTCGACGCGACCGGGGACAAGGCCACGATGCCCTCGTGGGACGAGCTGGTGCGCCAGCACGCCGACCGGGTGTACCGGCTGGCCTACCGCCTCTCCGGCAATCAGCACGACGCGGAGGACCTCACCCAGGAGACTTTCATCCGGGTTTTCCGGTCGGTGCAGAACTACCAGCCGGGAACGTTCGAAGGCTGGCTGCACCGCATCACCACCAACCTCTTCCTCGACATGGTCCGCCGGCGCGCCCGCATCCGGATGGAGGCGCTGCCCGAGGATTACGAGCGGGTGCCCGCCGACGAGCCCAATCCCGAGCAGATCTACCACGATGCGCGGCTCGGGCCGGACCTGCAGGCGGCCTTGGACTCGCTGCCGCCGGAGTTCCGCGCCGCGGTCGTGCTGTGCGACATCGAGGGCCTGTCCTATGAGGAGATCGGCGCCACGCTGGGCGTGAAGCTCGGCACCGTGCGCAGCCGCATCCACCGCGGTCGGCAGGCGTTGCGCGACTACCTGGCCGCGCATCCGCAACCGGGCGCCGGCCGGGCAGACGCAATGCACGCCGAGTCGGCATAG
- a CDS encoding O-methyltransferase, whose amino-acid sequence MDGTDAETPGQPAPSRAESLFAHAEGSISEDAILAAARERAVDIGAGAVTPAVGALLSLLTKLSGGKAVAEVGTGAGVSGLWLLSGMSDDGVLTTIDIEPEYLRLAKQAFSEAGIGPSRTRLISGRAQDVLTRLADESYDLVFIDADPVDQPDYVVEGVRLLRSGGVIVVHRAALGGRAGDPAARDAEVVAVREAARLIAEDERLTPALVPLGDGILAAVRD is encoded by the coding sequence ATGGACGGCACCGACGCAGAAACCCCCGGCCAGCCTGCGCCCAGTCGGGCTGAGTCGCTCTTCGCGCACGCCGAGGGGTCGATTTCCGAAGATGCGATCCTGGCGGCCGCCCGCGAGCGCGCCGTGGACATCGGCGCGGGGGCCGTGACGCCGGCGGTGGGTGCGCTGCTGAGCCTGCTGACCAAGCTCAGCGGTGGCAAGGCCGTGGCCGAGGTCGGTACTGGCGCGGGAGTCAGCGGGCTCTGGTTGTTGTCCGGCATGAGCGACGACGGTGTCTTGACGACGATCGACATCGAGCCCGAGTATTTGCGGCTCGCCAAGCAGGCCTTCTCCGAAGCCGGGATCGGGCCGTCGCGCACCCGGTTGATCAGCGGCCGGGCCCAAGACGTCCTGACCCGGCTGGCCGACGAGTCCTACGACCTCGTGTTCATCGACGCCGACCCTGTTGACCAGCCGGATTACGTCGTGGAGGGCGTGCGGCTGTTGCGATCCGGCGGGGTCATCGTGGTGCATCGGGCCGCCCTCGGCGGGCGAGCCGGCGACCCCGCCGCCCGCGATGCCGAGGTGGTCGCGGTGCGGGAAGCGGCACGACTCATCGCCGAGGACGAACGCCTCACGCCGGCCCTGGTGCCGCTGGGCGACGGCATTTTGGCGGCCGTGCGCGACTAG
- a CDS encoding TetR/AcrR family transcriptional regulator, which produces MRSADLTAAARIRDAAIEQFGEHGFSVGLRAIAEAAGVSAALVIHHFGSKEGLRKACDDFIAEEIRDTKSEALTSNDPATWFAQMAEIESYAPIMAYLVRSMQTGGELANMLWRRMIDNAEEYLEEGVRAGTIKASRDPVARARYLGITGGGGFLLYLQMHETPTDIRAVLRDYAREMVLPALEIYTEGLMVDRTMYDAFLAADDQGEPHAS; this is translated from the coding sequence ATGCGTTCAGCCGACCTGACCGCCGCCGCCCGGATCCGCGACGCGGCCATCGAGCAGTTCGGCGAGCACGGATTCAGCGTGGGATTACGCGCGATCGCAGAAGCCGCCGGGGTGAGTGCCGCGCTGGTGATTCACCACTTCGGCTCCAAGGAGGGCCTGCGCAAGGCGTGCGACGACTTCATCGCCGAAGAGATCCGAGACACCAAATCGGAGGCGCTGACGTCGAACGATCCCGCCACGTGGTTCGCGCAGATGGCCGAGATCGAGTCGTACGCACCGATAATGGCCTACCTGGTACGCAGCATGCAGACCGGCGGTGAGCTAGCAAATATGTTGTGGCGCAGGATGATTGACAACGCCGAAGAGTACCTGGAGGAGGGCGTGCGGGCCGGCACCATAAAGGCGAGTCGAGACCCTGTCGCCCGGGCACGGTATCTGGGCATCACCGGCGGTGGCGGCTTTCTGCTGTATCTGCAGATGCACGAAACGCCGACGGATATCCGCGCGGTCCTCCGCGACTACGCCCGCGAGATGGTGCTGCCCGCACTGGAGATCTACACCGAAGGACTCATGGTCGACCGCACCATGTACGACGCATTCCTGGCCGCCGATGATCAAGGAGAACCCCATGCCAGTTGA
- a CDS encoding ABC transporter ATP-binding protein, producing the protein MPVDNAAPIEIRGLRKNFGAVRALDGLDLTVREGEVHGFLGPNGAGKSTTIRILLGLVKADGGSVRLLGGDPWTDAVALHRQIAYVPGDVTLWPTLTGGETIDILARMRGGIDHGRRAELIERFDLDPHKKARTYSKGNRQKVSLISAFSSRARLLLLDEPSSGLDPLMENVFQQCVAEARDRGATVLLSSHILAETEALCERVTIIRAGKTVESGSLDSMRHLSRTSIRAEINGDPGDLTRIKGVEDVSFEGNTVRAQVDGESLGELIRALGDAGVRSLVSQPPTLEELFLRHYDTAEQVSAS; encoded by the coding sequence ATGCCAGTTGACAATGCCGCACCCATCGAGATCCGCGGTCTGAGAAAGAATTTCGGGGCGGTGCGCGCGCTGGACGGCCTCGACCTCACGGTTCGCGAGGGCGAAGTGCACGGCTTTCTCGGCCCCAACGGCGCAGGGAAGTCGACGACCATCCGCATCCTGCTGGGCCTGGTCAAGGCGGACGGTGGCAGCGTGCGGTTGCTGGGTGGTGATCCGTGGACCGACGCGGTCGCACTGCACCGCCAGATCGCCTATGTGCCGGGCGATGTCACGCTGTGGCCGACCCTGACGGGCGGCGAGACCATCGACATTCTGGCCCGCATGCGCGGCGGCATCGACCACGGCCGTCGCGCCGAGCTGATCGAGCGCTTCGACCTCGACCCCCACAAGAAGGCGCGGACCTACTCCAAGGGCAACCGGCAGAAGGTCTCGCTGATCTCCGCCTTCTCGTCCCGGGCCCGCCTCCTGCTTCTGGACGAGCCCAGCAGCGGCCTGGACCCGTTGATGGAAAACGTGTTTCAACAGTGCGTCGCCGAGGCGCGCGACCGCGGCGCGACGGTCTTGTTGTCCAGTCACATCCTGGCCGAGACGGAAGCGCTGTGCGAGAGGGTGACCATCATCCGGGCCGGGAAGACGGTCGAGAGCGGTTCGCTGGACTCGATGCGGCATCTCAGCCGCACCTCGATCAGAGCCGAAATCAACGGCGATCCCGGCGATCTCACCCGAATCAAGGGCGTCGAGGACGTCAGCTTCGAGGGCAACACCGTGCGCGCTCAGGTCGACGGCGAGAGCCTCGGGGAACTGATCCGGGCGCTGGGTGACGCCGGTGTGCGCAGCCTCGTCAGCCAGCCGCCCACGCTCGAGGAGCTCTTCCTGCGTCACTACGACACGGCCGAGCAGGTTTCAGCATCATGA
- a CDS encoding ABC transporter permease has translation MSTATLDRSHPPAYPAPQLGPNFSGTLAMLRLYLRRDRISLPLWVLLLSVPLATVYVGSIEKVYPTRAARAGFAASIMASPAQRALYGQVYNDSLGAVGIWKAGIFHLLLAVAVILTVIRHTRADEEAGRTELVDSTAVGRYASLSAALLLSSGASVATGVIGAAGLLTTDVPPGGSLAFGAALACSGLVFTAVAAVAAQLSPSARTARGAAFAVLAAAFTLRALGDAGSGALSWLSPLGWSLQVRPYAGDHWPVLVLHLATTVALTAVAYRLLAGRDVGAGLFAERPGPGSAAPALGNVFGLTWRLDRGALLLWTVGLCLYGVLVGSVVHGIGDELGGSNAARDIVVRMGGTNVLAEAFIAVAFTMLGMAAAAFSVSLTLRLHQEESAQRAETILAGAVSRTRWLASHVLAALLGSAVAMLLSGLTGGLVYGAAAGDVGGKVALVGASAAVQLPAVWLLCAVTVALFGLAPRFTPVAWGALVGFVALYLIGSLAGFPQWLLDLEPFAHIPRVSGDFTTVPLLWLLVVDVTLIALGAVAFRRRDLRG, from the coding sequence ATGAGCACCGCAACCTTGGATCGGTCGCACCCTCCGGCCTACCCGGCGCCGCAACTGGGGCCGAACTTCTCGGGAACGCTCGCGATGCTGCGGCTCTACCTGCGCCGCGACCGGATCTCACTGCCGCTGTGGGTGCTGCTGTTGTCGGTGCCGCTGGCGACGGTATACGTCGGCAGCATCGAAAAGGTCTACCCCACCCGGGCCGCACGCGCCGGATTCGCGGCTTCGATCATGGCGAGCCCCGCGCAACGCGCGCTCTACGGGCAGGTTTACAACGATAGCCTTGGAGCCGTTGGCATTTGGAAGGCCGGCATCTTCCACTTGCTGCTAGCGGTGGCCGTCATCCTGACCGTCATCCGGCACACCCGCGCTGACGAGGAGGCGGGCCGAACCGAACTCGTGGACTCGACCGCGGTCGGTCGCTACGCCAGCCTTAGCGCCGCGCTGCTGCTGTCCTCCGGGGCCAGCGTCGCCACCGGGGTGATCGGCGCGGCGGGATTGCTCACCACCGATGTCCCGCCGGGTGGGTCGCTCGCCTTCGGCGCGGCGCTGGCCTGCTCCGGCCTGGTCTTCACCGCCGTCGCCGCGGTGGCCGCGCAGTTGTCGCCGAGCGCGCGCACGGCCCGCGGCGCCGCGTTCGCCGTCTTGGCGGCCGCCTTCACGCTGCGTGCCCTCGGGGACGCGGGTTCCGGTGCGCTGTCGTGGCTTTCGCCCCTGGGGTGGTCGCTGCAAGTGCGGCCCTACGCGGGCGACCACTGGCCGGTGCTGGTGCTGCATCTGGCGACCACCGTCGCGCTCACCGCGGTGGCATATCGACTACTCGCCGGCCGCGATGTCGGCGCCGGGCTTTTCGCCGAGCGGCCCGGCCCCGGCTCCGCCGCTCCCGCGCTGGGCAACGTGTTCGGGCTGACGTGGCGGCTGGACCGCGGTGCGCTCCTGCTGTGGACCGTGGGCCTGTGCCTCTATGGCGTTTTGGTGGGCAGCGTGGTGCACGGCATCGGCGACGAACTCGGCGGCAGCAACGCCGCGCGCGACATCGTCGTCCGGATGGGCGGCACCAACGTTTTGGCCGAAGCCTTCATCGCCGTGGCATTCACCATGCTGGGCATGGCCGCCGCCGCGTTCTCGGTGTCGCTGACGTTGCGGTTGCACCAGGAAGAGTCGGCCCAACGCGCCGAGACGATACTGGCCGGTGCGGTGTCGCGAACCCGTTGGCTGGCAAGCCACGTGCTGGCCGCGCTGCTCGGATCCGCGGTTGCGATGCTGCTCAGCGGGTTGACGGGCGGGCTCGTCTACGGCGCCGCCGCCGGCGATGTCGGCGGTAAGGTGGCGCTCGTGGGGGCAAGCGCGGCGGTGCAACTGCCGGCCGTGTGGTTGTTGTGCGCGGTGACGGTCGCGTTGTTCGGCCTCGCGCCGCGGTTCACGCCCGTGGCCTGGGGCGCTCTGGTCGGGTTCGTCGCCTTGTACCTGATCGGTTCGCTGGCCGGCTTCCCCCAGTGGTTGCTGGATCTCGAACCGTTCGCCCACATCCCGCGCGTCAGCGGCGATTTCACGACCGTGCCACTGTTGTGGTTGCTCGTCGTCGACGTGACACTGATCGCCCTGGGCGCCGTGGCTTTCCGACGACGTGATCTGCGAGGTTAG
- a CDS encoding isoprenylcysteine carboxylmethyltransferase family protein, giving the protein MKFGLRLVASSILGMAAYALVLFLPAGTIHYWQGWAFIALFTAVSIGPTIYLARKRPAALRRRMHAGPQAETRMAQKMIITGAFGLLFGIMAFSAFDHRMGWSTVPVWLCLVGDVLMAAGLGIAMLVVIENSYAAATVTVESGQKVATGGLYRFVRHPMYAGNVIMMVGMALALGSYWALLFVIPGVTLLVLRILDEEKLLKRELPGYREYAQHVRYRLLPSVW; this is encoded by the coding sequence ATGAAATTCGGTCTTCGACTGGTGGCATCATCGATTCTCGGAATGGCCGCCTATGCTCTGGTCCTGTTCTTACCGGCCGGCACCATCCACTATTGGCAGGGATGGGCTTTCATCGCCCTGTTCACGGCGGTATCGATCGGTCCCACAATATATTTGGCGCGCAAACGTCCGGCGGCCCTGCGGCGGCGCATGCATGCGGGACCGCAGGCGGAAACCCGAATGGCCCAGAAAATGATCATCACCGGCGCGTTCGGGCTTCTCTTCGGGATCATGGCGTTCAGCGCGTTCGACCATCGGATGGGCTGGTCGACGGTGCCCGTATGGCTGTGCCTGGTCGGGGACGTGCTGATGGCGGCCGGGTTGGGCATCGCCATGCTCGTGGTCATCGAGAATAGTTACGCCGCTGCCACCGTCACGGTGGAGAGCGGCCAGAAAGTAGCCACGGGCGGCCTCTACAGGTTCGTCAGGCACCCGATGTATGCCGGCAACGTGATCATGATGGTGGGCATGGCCCTGGCGCTCGGCTCTTATTGGGCACTTCTGTTCGTCATCCCGGGCGTCACGCTCCTCGTCTTGCGCATCCTCGACGAGGAGAAGCTCCTCAAAAGGGAACTCCCGGGATACCGCGAATACGCGCAGCACGTTCGCTATCGGCTGCTGCCGAGTGTGTGGTAG
- a CDS encoding CocE/NonD family hydrolase: MARAPVPTRDRPWRRPGALRYALSRLRGVAKPPVTVTDPPGDIHVERDVAAPTRDGTVLRINVFRRAGTGPRPVILSIHPYGKDNLPKRRAGRWTFSVQYRVLRQPRPVTFSALTGWEAPDPAWWTAQGFTVVNADSRGCGHSGGTGNLLSRREAEDTYDLVQWLAGQPWCDGRVVMLGVSYLAISQYAVAALQPPALRAICPWEGFTDAYRDLTFPGGVRETGFTKMWSRNLRRASRQTYDLERMQDGHPLRDDFWRSVAPDLPAIQIPMLICGSFSDNNLHSRGSMRAFTHTGSAHARLYTHRGGKWATFYSEAALAEQLTFFRAVLDGVPGSRSVRLEVREDRDTIAAVREEADWPLPRTRWRPIYLARAGVLTPGRPAEAGSIAFETLSRAAVFSWTVPADIELTGPMAARLWVALDGCDDANLFVGVEKWRDGRFVAFEGSYGYGRDRVTTGWQRVSLRALDPELSRPWEPVPSCAEPQPVPAGEVVAVDVALGPSATLFRAGEQLRLVVAGRWLCPRNPLIGQMPAAYARSPRGRVTLHWGPRYDAHLLIPEVP; the protein is encoded by the coding sequence GTGGCGCGCGCTCCCGTCCCCACCCGAGACCGGCCTTGGCGGCGCCCCGGCGCCCTTCGTTACGCGCTGAGCCGCCTACGCGGCGTCGCCAAGCCCCCCGTCACGGTGACCGACCCACCGGGCGACATCCACGTCGAACGCGACGTCGCAGCGCCGACCCGCGACGGAACCGTCCTGCGGATCAACGTTTTCCGGCGAGCCGGCACCGGGCCCCGGCCGGTCATTCTGAGCATCCATCCCTACGGCAAGGACAACCTGCCCAAGCGGCGCGCCGGGAGGTGGACGTTCTCGGTGCAATACCGGGTGTTGCGCCAACCGCGCCCGGTGACCTTCTCGGCGCTGACCGGTTGGGAAGCACCGGATCCCGCGTGGTGGACCGCGCAGGGCTTCACCGTGGTCAATGCCGACTCGCGGGGCTGCGGCCACTCCGGCGGCACCGGAAACCTGCTGTCACGCCGGGAGGCCGAGGACACCTACGACCTCGTGCAGTGGCTCGCCGGCCAGCCGTGGTGCGACGGCCGTGTCGTCATGCTCGGCGTGTCGTACCTGGCCATCAGCCAGTACGCCGTCGCCGCCCTGCAGCCGCCGGCGCTGCGGGCGATCTGCCCCTGGGAAGGCTTCACCGACGCCTATCGCGACCTGACCTTTCCCGGCGGCGTCCGCGAGACCGGCTTCACCAAGATGTGGTCGCGCAACCTGCGGCGCGCCTCGCGGCAGACCTACGACCTCGAACGGATGCAGGACGGCCACCCGCTGCGCGACGACTTCTGGCGCTCGGTGGCGCCCGACCTGCCGGCGATCCAAATCCCCATGCTGATCTGCGGCAGCTTCTCGGACAACAACCTGCACAGCCGCGGCTCGATGCGGGCCTTCACGCACACCGGCTCCGCGCACGCCCGCCTGTACACCCATCGAGGCGGCAAGTGGGCGACCTTCTACTCCGAGGCGGCGCTGGCCGAACAGCTGACATTCTTCCGCGCAGTGCTGGACGGGGTGCCGGGCTCGCGCAGCGTCCGCCTCGAGGTGCGCGAGGACCGCGACACGATCGCCGCGGTGCGCGAAGAAGCGGACTGGCCGCTGCCCCGAACCCGTTGGCGGCCAATATATCTGGCACGGGCCGGCGTGCTGACACCCGGGCGGCCGGCGGAGGCCGGCAGCATCGCGTTCGAAACGCTTTCCCGCGCAGCGGTATTCAGCTGGACGGTCCCGGCGGACATCGAGCTGACCGGCCCGATGGCCGCCCGGTTGTGGGTGGCGCTGGACGGCTGCGACGACGCCAACCTGTTCGTCGGCGTGGAGAAGTGGCGAGACGGTCGCTTCGTCGCGTTCGAGGGGTCCTACGGCTACGGCCGCGACCGGGTGACCACCGGCTGGCAGCGGGTCTCGCTGCGGGCGCTGGACCCCGAGCTTTCGCGGCCGTGGGAGCCCGTCCCGTCGTGCGCGGAGCCGCAGCCGGTTCCCGCCGGGGAGGTGGTCGCGGTCGATGTCGCACTGGGCCCGTCGGCGACCTTGTTCCGGGCCGGCGAGCAGCTGCGGCTGGTGGTCGCCGGGCGCTGGCTGTGCCCGCGCAATCCGCTGATCGGCCAGATGCCCGCGGCCTATGCGCGCTCGCCCCGCGGCCGCGTCACCCTGCACTGGGGCCCGCGCTACGACGCGCACCTGCTCATCCCCGAGGTCCCGTAA
- the glgC gene encoding glucose-1-phosphate adenylyltransferase has protein sequence MREAPHVLGIVLAGGEGKRLYPLTADRAKPAVPFGGAYRLIDFVLSNLVNARYLRICVLTQYKSHSLDRHISQNWRLSGLAGEYITPVPAQQRLGPRWYTGSADAIYQSLNLIYDEDPDYIVVFGADHVYRMDPEQMVQFHIESGAGVTVAGIRVPRSEASAFGCIDADDSGRIRAFVEKPLDPPSVPGDPDSTFVSMGNYIFTTKVLIDAIRADADDDHSDHDMGGDIIPRLVSDGMAAVYDFKDNEVPGATDRDRGYWRDVGTLDAFYDAHMDLVSVHPVFNLYNKRWPIRGESENLAPAKFVNGGSAQESVVGAGSIISAASVRNSVLSSNVVVDDGAIVEGSVIMPGARVGRGAVVRHAILDKNVVVGPGEMVGVDLERDRERFAISAGGVVAVGKGVWI, from the coding sequence ATGAGGGAAGCGCCACACGTGCTGGGCATCGTCCTGGCCGGCGGTGAGGGCAAGCGGCTGTATCCGCTGACCGCGGACCGGGCCAAGCCCGCAGTTCCCTTCGGGGGCGCCTATCGACTGATCGACTTCGTGCTGTCCAATCTCGTCAATGCCCGTTACTTGAGGATCTGCGTTCTCACCCAGTACAAATCGCATTCACTGGACCGTCACATTTCGCAGAACTGGCGGCTGTCCGGCCTGGCCGGTGAGTACATCACCCCGGTGCCCGCACAGCAGCGTCTGGGCCCGCGCTGGTACACCGGCTCCGCCGACGCGATCTACCAGTCGCTCAATCTGATCTATGACGAAGACCCCGACTACATAGTCGTTTTCGGAGCCGACCACGTGTACCGAATGGACCCCGAACAGATGGTCCAGTTCCACATCGAAAGTGGGGCGGGGGTAACGGTGGCGGGCATCCGGGTGCCGCGCAGCGAGGCCAGCGCGTTCGGGTGCATCGACGCCGACGACTCGGGCCGCATCCGCGCTTTCGTGGAGAAGCCGCTGGATCCGCCGAGCGTCCCGGGCGACCCCGACTCGACGTTCGTATCGATGGGCAACTACATCTTCACCACGAAGGTCCTCATCGACGCCATCCGCGCCGACGCCGACGACGACCATTCGGATCACGACATGGGCGGTGACATCATCCCGCGACTGGTAAGCGACGGCATGGCCGCGGTGTACGACTTCAAGGACAACGAGGTGCCGGGCGCCACCGATCGCGACCGCGGCTACTGGCGTGACGTGGGGACGCTGGACGCGTTCTACGACGCGCACATGGACCTGGTGTCGGTGCACCCGGTGTTCAACCTCTACAACAAGCGCTGGCCGATTCGCGGCGAGTCGGAGAACCTGGCACCGGCCAAGTTCGTCAACGGCGGCTCCGCACAGGAGTCGGTCGTCGGCGCCGGCAGCATCATTTCGGCGGCGTCGGTGCGTAACTCGGTGCTGTCGTCCAACGTGGTGGTCGACGACGGCGCGATCGTCGAGGGCAGCGTCATCATGCCGGGCGCCCGGGTCGGCCGGGGCGCGGTGGTACGCCACGCCATCCTGGACAAGAACGTCGTCGTCGGGCCCGGCGAGATGGTCGGAGTGGATCTGGAGCGGGACCGGGAACGGTTCGCGATCAGCGCCGGCGGCGTGGTCGCGGTGGGCAAGGGCGTCTGGATCTAG
- the glgA gene encoding glycogen synthase, with amino-acid sequence MRVAMMTREYPPEVYGGAGVHVTELVAQLRRLCAVDVHCMGAQRPNAFVHQPDPRLQGANVALSTLSSDLMMANAASAATVVHSHTWYTGMAGHLAALLYDVPHVLTAHSLEPLRPWKAEQLGGGYRVSTWVEHTAVQAADAVIAVSSAMREDILRVYPALDPNVVHVIRNGVDTDVWHPAGPVQAGSVLAELGVDPQRPTVAFVGRITRQKGVAHLVAAAHHFDPEVQVVLCAGAPDTQEIADEIRSAVARLARDRQGVFWIREMLPIGELREILSAATVFVCPSVYEPLGIVNLEAMACATAVVASDVGGIPEVVADGVTGSLVHYDAGDPSGYHARLAEAVNELVADPEKAKRYGEAGRQRCVEEFSWARVAEQTLEIYRKVCA; translated from the coding sequence ATGCGGGTGGCGATGATGACTCGGGAGTACCCACCAGAGGTTTACGGGGGAGCCGGCGTACATGTCACCGAACTGGTGGCGCAACTGCGCCGACTGTGCGCGGTCGACGTGCACTGCATGGGCGCGCAGCGGCCAAACGCCTTCGTGCACCAACCCGATCCGCGCTTGCAGGGCGCCAACGTGGCGCTGTCGACGCTGTCCTCGGACCTGATGATGGCCAACGCCGCGTCGGCCGCCACCGTCGTGCATTCGCACACCTGGTACACCGGCATGGCCGGGCATCTGGCCGCGCTGCTCTACGACGTCCCCCACGTTCTGACCGCCCATTCGCTCGAGCCGCTGCGGCCGTGGAAGGCCGAACAGCTCGGCGGCGGCTACCGCGTGTCGACGTGGGTGGAGCACACCGCGGTACAGGCTGCGGACGCGGTCATCGCGGTCAGCTCCGCGATGCGCGAAGACATCCTGCGGGTCTACCCCGCCCTGGACCCCAACGTCGTGCACGTCATCCGCAACGGGGTCGACACCGACGTCTGGCATCCCGCCGGGCCGGTGCAAGCCGGGTCTGTGCTGGCCGAACTCGGGGTCGACCCGCAGCGGCCCACCGTGGCGTTCGTCGGCCGGATCACCCGGCAGAAGGGCGTCGCCCATTTGGTGGCCGCGGCGCACCACTTCGACCCCGAGGTGCAGGTGGTGCTGTGCGCGGGCGCCCCCGACACCCAGGAGATAGCCGACGAGATTCGGTCCGCGGTGGCGCGGCTGGCCCGCGACCGACAGGGCGTGTTCTGGATCAGAGAGATGCTGCCCATCGGCGAGCTACGCGAAATACTATCGGCGGCAACCGTTTTCGTGTGTCCCTCGGTGTACGAGCCGCTGGGCATCGTCAACCTGGAGGCGATGGCGTGCGCGACCGCGGTGGTGGCGTCCGACGTCGGCGGGATACCCGAGGTGGTCGCCGACGGGGTGACCGGGTCGCTGGTGCACTACGACGCCGGCGACCCTTCCGGCTACCACGCCCGGCTGGCCGAAGCGGTCAATGAGCTTGTCGCCGACCCCGAGAAGGCCAAGCGCTACGGCGAGGCGGGACGCCAGCGCTGCGTCGAGGAATTCTCCTGGGCCCGCGTCGCCGAGCAGACCCTGGAAATCTACCGAAAGGTTTGTGCGTAG
- a CDS encoding DUF3117 domain-containing protein, with the protein MAAMKPRTGDGPLEATKEGRGIVMRVPLEGGGRLVVELTPDEAAALGDELKGVTSSS; encoded by the coding sequence ATGGCGGCGATGAAGCCCCGGACCGGAGACGGTCCTCTGGAAGCAACCAAGGAGGGGCGCGGCATCGTGATGCGGGTACCACTTGAGGGAGGCGGTCGACTGGTCGTTGAGCTGACGCCCGACGAAGCCGCCGCCCTCGGTGACGAACTCAAGGGTGTCACGAGCTCCAGCTGA
- a CDS encoding DNA-3-methyladenine glycosylase I, translating to MSDDALVRCSWAAIRPGPDFEMYRDYHDQEWGRPVHDGVALFERMSLEAFQSGLSWLIILRKRENFRRAFAGFDFEQVAGYTDADVQRLMADTGIVRNRAKIDATIANARAAAELGTPADLSKLLWSFAPAPRPRPAAGSEIPSATAESKAMARELKRRGFRFVGPTTAYALMQATGMVDDHIRGCWVPSSR from the coding sequence GTGAGCGATGACGCATTGGTTCGGTGTAGCTGGGCGGCCATTCGGCCCGGACCCGATTTCGAGATGTACCGCGACTACCACGACCAGGAGTGGGGCCGTCCGGTGCACGACGGGGTGGCGCTGTTCGAGCGAATGAGCTTGGAGGCCTTCCAGAGCGGGCTGTCGTGGCTGATCATTTTGCGCAAACGGGAGAACTTCCGGCGGGCCTTCGCCGGGTTCGATTTCGAGCAGGTGGCCGGCTACACCGATGCCGACGTCCAGCGGTTGATGGCGGACACGGGAATCGTTCGCAACCGGGCCAAAATCGACGCGACGATCGCCAACGCGCGCGCCGCCGCCGAGCTGGGAACTCCGGCGGACCTGTCGAAGCTGCTGTGGTCGTTTGCGCCGGCGCCCCGGCCCCGGCCGGCTGCGGGCTCCGAAATTCCCTCGGCGACTGCCGAATCGAAGGCCATGGCGCGTGAGCTCAAGCGGCGCGGGTTCCGCTTCGTCGGGCCGACCACCGCCTATGCGTTGATGCAGGCGACCGGGATGGTCGACGACCATATCCGGGGTTGCTGGGTGCCCTCCAGCCGGTGA